The nucleotide window TGCCGTATGAGCATGTGAAGCTAGTTACAGGCGGCCAGCTGCTTTTGCAAGCTCTGATGCTTCTGCTtctgctggcagggtccggttgGGAGTTAGTCTATCTGTCTGTCTTTGCAGCTCTGTTTCTTCTGCGCTTGGGTAAAAATGCTGTGAACTCCAAAATTAGGGGGATTCAGTTCAGAGGTGAAGATTAGGGTGGATGTCCGGTCTGAAGTAGCAGTGGACTTTTGATGCCTCTGTTTGTCGTGACCTGGTTCCAGTGATAGCTGTATCGGGTGCTAGGTTATGGTTATGACAGTTTATCATATGGGCTTTTAGAGAACAGCAAGACATGGAATGTTTGTGGTAACTACTTAAGTATTGTTTTGCTAGATGAGTTATGCTACCTAGCTGTGCAAAACTGATTAGTAAGGGTTTATAGTGATCTTCCTTAATTGGTTTTGGCTATTTATTGTGTTCTGCCTTTGTATGTTAACTTCCAATTTGGGTATTAATTAATGTGATTATATTAACAAATTTATAAGCAACAACCCACTAGTTCTGGCTGATCTTGTTTCTGTCGTTTAGCTTTCACACTCAGTTATTTCCTATGctatgaaaatttgttcatttaaaGCTACTATGTAAAAGGTAGTTTATTATGTTTGCATTTGCTCTTCCACAACAATATTCTCTAAAGAGAAAAGGGAACTTTCAATTGAACCAATAGCCAAAGTAAGATGAGTAATATCCGCCTTTCTTTGTCTGGGACCTTGAGTAGAACTGTTCATTGACATCTTAGTACAATGTTATGCCTCAAAATGCCTACTGCTCTAATGCATCAGCACTCCGTATCCGTAGTGTTCTTATACTTGATTAAACCACGCTTCATCTCACTTGAGATCTGACTCTTGTCCTGTGATCGCATATGTATATTAGATTACAATAAACAATGGTTAGTTTATCTATTACGCGTTGTCTCTTTTGAACTGGGTTACTAATGACAAAAAAACATGTTTCTCCTCATTTTGATTGCAGTATGTGATATGTCTCTGGTGCAAGTGTGCTGAAGATGAAGGAGAGGAGCTCTTTATGTGAAAGCACAGCCGATGGAAACTGGGGTTTGAAATATAAAAGGAAAAGAAGCAAGTTAACAGTTAGCCCATCTAACGAGAATGAGGCTACCTCACCAACATCAGACTCTCCAATGAGCCATGCTTCCACCAAAAAGAAGTTGAAGCACGACACTAACATTTCTCCATCAGCCAAGAAGATAAGAGGGCACGATGGGGTAAATTTCTTACCTAATAACTTTTCATAGTTGACCTTAGTCTTTTGTGTAGATATTATTTGTGATCTTTTAGATACGATGTTGTGTCTGATTAATATACTGTTCTACCTTTATGTGCCGCACTTCTATAATACGAGTAGAAGGCTTAAACAATGATTTAATAATGTAGCCATTATAGAAAAGACGTTTTTTCATGGAGCACACATAGTATTATTTTTGTTAAACACCTGGGCTTCAGTTAGGTCTTCAGGAGTAGTTTTATACAAATACAAGTATAAGCAAGCCAAGTGAAAGGGAACTTACATGTTTTATTAACATGTGAACTCTCTCACAGATGAAATAGTCTGTCAGACTCCCATGTACGTGAGATATGACTGAGCCCGGAGCTCCTATGGTGctttttgtttcaatatacatgccTGCAACTATACTGAACTGACACATCTAAGTAAATTATGATACATGGTTGTGGGGAACTTCTTAGCAACTGCAATTGAAAAAATGTTTATGAATAACAGCTGAGCAATTACATCTTTCTCCAATTATCAACAAGAACTATAGTACCCACTCTATCTCAAATTATAAGGCATTTTGACTTTTCTTGATACATTGTTTTTCCTATGCATCTAgtacatagtgtatatctaagtgtatagcaaaagctatgtatctagaaaagccaaaacgtcttataatttggaatagagggagtatttttttaaatttttttttgaggTTTATATACACTAGCTATTTATGAATTGCTTTGTATGTGACCTCTGTTGTGGTTTTAAAATTTGCTTATCACTTTACTTTTGTTCTTTCAGTATTTTTTTGAGTGTGTAGAATGTGATCTTGGTGGCAATTTGCTATGTTGTGATAGCTGTCCTCGTGTTTACCACTTGGAATGCCTCAATCCTCCTCTTAAGGTTTGTATTGTGCCCTCTTGTTTGGTTCAAAAGTTACAAATTTTCATTATAATGACCGGATTTTTAATCCTTGCCTTCTTCTGTCCCCAATCTAGCGTGCACCCCCTGGGAAGTGGCAATGTCCAAGATGCCGTCCAAAAAAAGGTAGCTTGAAGCTGTTAGGTAATGTAGAGGCTGACACTTCGAAACATGAAAGAAGTACAAGGATGTATGCAGGTACGGCATCAGATAATCCACCTTCGCATACAAAAGTCTCCTTTAAGACCAGGAACTCCACACAAGACAAAACTGGATCAAACGAACAAGGAAAACACTCATCTGGTGGCACAATGAAGGGGGGTGACCCTGGTATGAAGAATAATGAAGTTGAGAAAAAGAAgacactgatattacatttgaaGAAGCGCTCAACCAAGGAATTATCAGAGAATGCTAAACCCTCGAAGACAGAATTTGTTGGAGAACCTTCAGAAGAGAAAATTGTTAAACATGGAAGTGTTTTGAAACTGAAGAAACATCCACACCGTATGGACTTGTCTCCAAATAAATCTAAAAGCAAGAGGCAAAATAGTCAGAGAGAGAGTAAAAGATCTGGCACAAAAAAGCTTAAATATTCAATGTCTGATGATGACAGTGTTTCCTCATCAGAACCATCGACATCTCTTGATAACAGTGAGTCACCGCCAAAAAGAAAACCCTCCAATGGCAAAGCACCTTCAGTCCAGTACCAAGAAAGGGAAAAAGAAAGTGAAATTTGTTGAGAAAAAGCACTCTGAGGTATTGAAGCTAACACTTTGCTATGTTCAAATATTCATCAACTAAATAAATTTTCCATGTTATTTGCTCAGAAATGGTCCAGATTGATTTTGTTTCTTACTGGTGATTTGATGGACAGATTAGTATCAGTTGTTCACATTGATCTGCCTCCATTTACTGTAGTGCTATGTTTTTCGTTTTCTGCATGTTATTTTTCCTTTTCATTGAAATTGACAACTTCCCTGTTATGATTACTTAAGCCTCTCTTTTTCGGTCAGTTATAACTCTTTATAAATAAACTGAATAGCTTAGGACGCAGATTCAAATTTTGATCATGTACTAacaattctctttttttttttgggtaaacATACCATATAATGCTTTCTGATCACCTTTTGTGCATCCTGAACATAAAGCTGGCTTGATCacgttttttctttcctttttaacCTTCTGTCATCATATATTTTAGTGCCACACTTCTTTTATTCTTGTCTCTGGCTGCTAGTGTGATAGCATCATTAGGCAGCTGCCCACCCCTGTTTAGCTATTGTGTGCTCATCTGTTAACAATTGCAATTCGTTCAAGTTTTGTGGCAAGATGAATACCTGATCAGATGCTGCTCTCTTATCCAATGTCCTAGCACAGTAATTTTGCAACACAAATATGCCAGAGTGACGCTCATGTACCTGCAAACATGTTGCAGGAGCAGGGTGTAGTAGGAGACAAAATAATGACTCCCCAGGAGGATCAGCAGGTTGGTTGCAATTTACACTACATTGCATCTTCATACAAGCATTCTTAGTCTTTCCTCTGTTTTGTCCTATCATTTGTGTTATTCTCATCTGATTATCATTATATGGTGGCCTTTGCTTAGGTCGATCGCATCCTAGGCTGTCAGCTTCAGACGAGCCAAATCAACCCAACATCCCATGCTTCATTGGAGCAGTTTGAATCAGCTAATCTCAAGGTGGATGATATGGAGTCTTCTAGAAATGGTACAGTGGAGGATATATGTGCTGATGAATCAGCCAATCATAGTGGTCACAGTTTGGAAATGCAAAAGGATAGTAACAGTAAATCCCATGAAAAGGAGTCAATTAAGCAAGAACAAGCCAAGAAGATATTATCAGTATGTTCTGGTGATGAGACCAGTATAATGAAAGATGATCAAGTAGACAGAGAGAATGTTTCACATTCCAAAAAAGGTGAAGATGAGACGACATCTGATTTGCCAGCAGAAAAGGATGATACCAAACTTGCTGTCCGTAGAGCTGATACAATGGTCAGGACCAATCAAGAGCATACAGATGAAAGTAAGCAGCATGGGAAAATAGAAGAAATAACAGATAAGGACTACAATGATGCTGGATATGAGTTCTTGATCAAATGGGTTGGAAAATCAAATATCCACAACAGCTGGGTTGCTGAATCCGAGgtaaaaatattagcaaaaagGAAACTAGAAAACTATAAAGCGAAGTATGGAAcgagtttgataaacatttgtaAGGAACAGTGGTGCCAGCCAGAACGAGTTATTGCTCTTCGTGCTTCTGTAGATGAAGTGGAAGAGGCTTTAATCAAATGGTGTGGTCTTCCTTATGATGAATGCACTTGGGAACAAATAGATGAACCTACCCTGATGAAATATAGCCGTTTGGTCACTCAGTTCAAGAATTTTGAATGCCAGGCTTTGGATAAAGATGTGGTAAAAGATTACGCAAACACAAGGAACCGACAGGAGCTTAATGTGTTAGTTGATCAGCCAAAAGAACTTCAGGGCAGGCATGCTCTTCCCTCATCAACTGGAAGCCTTGAACTGGCTACGTAAATGCTGGTACAagtcaaaaaatgttatccttgctGATGAGATGGGTCTTGGAAAGACAGTGTCAGCTTGTGCTTTTCTATCATCCCTATGTTGTGAATTTAAGATTAGtttgccatgtcttgtcttggtTCCTCTTTCTACAATGCCCAACTGGATGGCTGAATTTGCATCTTGGGCTCCTCATTTAAATGTTGTGGAGTATCATGGTTCTGCAAGGTCAAGATCTATCATTCGCCAGTATGAGTGGCATGCGGGCGATGCAAGCCAGATTGGCAAAACAAAGAGATCATACAAGTTTAATGTTTTGCTTACAACTTACGAAATGGTGCTTGTTGATGCTGCATATCTTCGTTCTGTCTCATGGGAAGTTCTTATAGTTGATGAGGGACATCGCCTGAAGAATTCTAGCAGCAAACTCTTTAGTTTACTTAATTCATTCTCATTTCAGCACAGAGTTTTGTTGACTGGAACTCCCTTACAGAACAACATTGGTGAAATGTATAACTTATTGAACTTCTTACAGCCTACTTCTTTCCCTTCTCTATCATCATTTGAGGAGAAGTTTAATGACCTTACAACAGCAGAAAAAGTAGAGGAGCTGAAGAAACTTGTAGCTCCTCATATGCTTCGGAGGTTGAAAAAAGATGCAATGCAAAACATCCCCCCAAAGACAGAGCGAATGGTACCTGTTGAATTGACATCAATCCAGGCTGAATACTACCGTGCTATGCTTACAAAGAACTATCAAGTACTGCGCAACATTGGAAAAGGTGGTGCTCACCAGTCTTTATTGAACATAGTAATGCAGCTTCGGAAAGTCTGCAACCATCCATATCTTATTCCTGGAACTGAACCTGAATCTGGTTCACCTGAGTTTCTGCATGAAATGCGCATAAAGGCCTCAGCAAAGCTAGCTTTGTTGCACTCTATGCTAAAAATATTACACAAGGAAGGCCATCGTGTCCTTATTTTCTCTCAGATGACAAAACTTCTTGACATCCTTGAAGATTATCTGACTTTAGAATTCGGTCCTAAAACATTTGAAAGGGTTGATGGCTCGGTATCTGTGGCGGAGCGCCAGGCAGCAATTACTCGCTTTAACCAGGATAAGACACGTTTTGTTTTCTTGCTGTCTACACGATCATGTGGACTTGGTATTAATTTGGCAACTGCAGATACTGTTATCATATATGATTCAGATTTCAACCCACATGCTGATATACAGGCGATGAACAGGGCACACAGAATTGGGCAATCGAACAGACTTCTGGTTTACAGGCTTGTAGTACGTGCTAGTGTTGAAGAGCGTATCTTGCAATTAGCCAAGAAGAAATTGATGCTTGATCAACTTTTCGTTAACAAATCAGAATCACAGAAAGAAGTGGAAGATATCATTCGCTGGGGTACAGAGGAACTCTTTGGGAATAGTGACAGTGTGGATGATAAAGATAGCAATGAAACCTCAGGTCCTGTTGCTGATGTTGAATTTAAGCATAGAAGAAAGACCGGTGGCCTAGGTGATGTTTATGAGGACAAATGTATTGGTGGTTCTACCAAACTTGTTTGGGATGAaaatgctattttgaagctgCTTGATAGATCAAACCTTCCATCATCAGTGGCCGAAGGCACTGATGGGGACTTGGACAACGATATGCTTGGTACTGTGAAGGTAATTTGATCTGTATGCCTAATTGCTTATTCCTAAATGGTGATTATTTATGAATTTCTTTTGGTAAATTATGATATCAGGATTTCGTTCTTATCCATGTGTCAAAATTGTTGTTAAATTATGTAATCTGTTGTCAGTATTACATATGTTACAAAGTATGTCCACTAAATTTGGAtcttcaattttttatcacatgaATTAGTACTCCATCCTGAGTAAGTTGTTTGGTtgggtacatagcttttgctatgcacctagatatatgctatgtctagatacatagtaaaaactatgtatctagaaaagccaaaatgacttacaatttggaaaggAAGGAGTACATATTTACATTTTGTGGGCCCCTACATGCTGACTATGTGCTAGGAAACACCATCCCACGTAGCAGATTTATCCTGCCCAGACACCTGCCTGGACCTACGTACCACCTGACTTCTAGTGGATCACCTCTgttatcctttttttttttgtatatggTGGTCTAGGTTTACTTTGTGCTATTCATAGTTTCTCATTGGAGATCTTTCTAACACTTTTCTCTTTACTTCCCTCTGTTAAACAGTCAATAGATTGGAACGATGAGCTGAATGACGACCCTGGTACCAATGAGGATATTGCACCTATTGATAATGATGGGAGCGAGCAAGCATCTGAATCAAAGCAAGGTGCTACTAATCGTTCAGAAGAAAATGAATGGGATAAATTTTTACGTGTCAGGTACTCTGCAATACCATATAAACTTGTATCTTT belongs to Miscanthus floridulus cultivar M001 chromosome 4, ASM1932011v1, whole genome shotgun sequence and includes:
- the LOC136550182 gene encoding LOW QUALITY PROTEIN: protein CHROMATIN REMODELING 4-like (The sequence of the model RefSeq protein was modified relative to this genomic sequence to represent the inferred CDS: deleted 2 bases in 2 codons) produces the protein MKERSSLCESTADGNWGLKYKRKRSKLTVSPSNENEATSPTSDSPMSHASTKKKLKHDTNISPSAKKIRGHDGYFFECVECDLGGNLLCCDSCPRVYHLECLNPPLKRAPPGKWQCPRCRPKKGSLKLLGNVEADTSKHERSTRMYAGTASDNPPSHTKVSFKTRNSTQDKTGSNEQGKHSSGGTMKGGDPGMKNNEVEKKKTLILHLKKRSTKELSENAKPSKTEFVGEPSEEKIVKHGSVLKLKKHPHRMDLSPNKSKSKRQNSQRESKRSGTKKLKYSMSDDDSVSSSEPSTSLDNSESPPKRKPSNGKAPSSSTKKGKKKVKFVEKKHSEEQGVVGDKIMTPQEDQQVDRILGCQLQTSQINPTSHASLEQFESANLKVDDMESSRNGTVEDICADESANHSGHSLEMQKDSNSKSHEKESIKQEQAKKILSVCSGDETSIMKDDQVDRENVSHSKKGEDETTSDLPAEKDDTKLAVRRADTMVRTNQEHTDESKQHGKIEEITDKDYNDAGYEFLIKWVGKSNIHNSWVAESEVKILAKRKLENYKAKYGTSLINICKEQWCQPERVIALRASVDEVEEALIKWCGLPYDECTWEQIDEPTLMKYSRLVTQFKNFECQALDKDVVKDYANTRNRQELNVLVDQPKELQGGMLFPHQLEALNWLRKCWYKSKNVILADEMGLGKTVSACAFLSSLCCEFKISLPCLVLVPLSTMPNWMAEFASWAPHLNVVEYHGSARSRSIIRQYEWHAGDASQIGKTKRSYKFNVLLTTYEMVLVDAAYLRSVSWEVLIVDEGHRLKNSSSKLFSLLNSFSFQHRVLLTGTPLQNNIGEMYNLLNFLQPTSFPSLSSFEEKFNDLTTAEKVEELKKLVAPHMLRRLKKDAMQNIPPKTERMVPVELTSIQAEYYRAMLTKNYQVLRNIGKGGAHQSLLNIVMQLRKVCNHPYLIPGTEPESGSPEFLHEMRIKASAKLALLHSMLKILHKEGHRVLIFSQMTKLLDILEDYLTLEFGPKTFERVDGSVSVAERQAAITRFNQDKTRFVFLLSTRSCGLGINLATADTVIIYDSDFNPHADIQAMNRAHRIGQSNRLLVYRLVVRASVEERILQLAKKKLMLDQLFVNKSESQKEVEDIIRWGTEELFGNSDSVDDKDSNETSGPVADVEFKHRRKTGGLGDVYEDKCIGGSTKLVWDENAILKLLDRSNLPSSVAEGTDGDLDNDMLGTVKSIDWNDELNDDPGTNEDIAPIDNDGSEQASESKQGATNRSEENEWDKFLRVRWEQYQIEEEASLGRGKRLRKAVSYRETFATLPNEALSEDSDEGDEPKREYTAAGLVLKEKYGKLRARQKERIAQRHIIKNYADDNLEEFMTPYDSIANEPAENPLIIVEDPNSSQLSGAKRFSESTGEMRQSSKKSKRYSEIPQDIYARIPGNAASSKHHSKATDDFNPGTPNHLLPVLGLCAPNADQVNSYKNSLCAPSIKEHIRASGDIVNKQLSTSADHSNEHRNEAQPASDKAIFPGASEEALRRISNMIPESYFPFSHIPPISGKGVDPVENPGPSIASFQGKLGLPNFSLEDNTPLKHIKPVPDIFPNLSLGAHKDYIRSAVPELPDSSLLPNFMADVAGTSKQKSFMSGLLPGLGLSPGQSIHSAMPDNHKKVLDNIMMRAQYASNKFLKKRSKLDYWSEDELDALWIGVRRHGRGNWDAMLRDPKLKFLNNRTSEELASRWILEEQKIIDEPMSTATRRSYSTTFPGISDAMMSRALNESNFSKMRMEQPKLQSHLTDIQLGSSDILSRFPHIEAANYINSGEGGTPHVPWQDFKHRSSYGGDFPGGAFDKLEKSDVGPIPPFMPNPFMTDSIGSLTINRKNNSSIPHSEIRSSSHENILLSGVSDGQINLLHEMQRRVRSGKQPIEMNLNHIDHSNPQLDNTSDLGGLKSNKLPHWLQEAVRAPSSKPPERELPATVSAIAQSVCLLLGEQEPSIPPFLIPGAPLSCPKDPRINSKKRKLRKAQQSTSHVEHSKIGSGEGDCVTTPAHPSIEATAAPSVDWNDGAPSLNLNSASLSSLAGSKGQDELPPTFEESNQTVDGSEALAAKLEAPEIGCQITSSSPVDDKASESSGSPVKDTPDAGVRLQGSDNSAMAFSALPLVDEAPGTSSRAAGTPVACDCSDLKEDVPLDNAESTGNLAEPTDELTLADTDAVVASSFLSAKTDNEDRVDEMTSDEH